tttttataccacatggagtgatttgtaatttaagccaactaaatagacctataaattattttttatatcatacagagttatttgtaatttaggtcaaccacaatgattaattttgcatttattcctaaaaataataatattttaataagaaaattaaaactttttagGGTTGTCAAAGATTTCCTAACTACTAAGTAGTTCCGCTCATGTACCCCTCCTCCCTCTCCCAATCTtgaatacacacacacacacacacacacacacacacacacacgcatgTGTGTGCACatatttattctaaaatttgagTTTAGTCTTCTATAAAAATTAGACTTGGCCTATCATTCATGCTTTTACctctttcaataaatttttttaattttatcccgACTTAACAACACTACCTCACACCCATGGCATAATCATATTTTGTCCCATTAATGTCTACAATGAAATAAACACAATCTTGCACTAAGGAGATTCTTCTAATAATTAAGGATTTTTTCTcctaatttaataataataataataataataataataattgaacattattttaacccaaaaatataagttttatatatatatatatagttttgttaTATGAATCACCCAACTCTTGTGAGTAGTAGACTACGTCGTACCATATGTGGGACCAAAATGTTCACATTGAAACATGAACACTCCCAACACCTAGAATATCTTTTATATGATACGTCTCCATCTTTCCTGATCTatcatcaaaatttaaataatatctatataaaaaaaaaaaaaataaataatatcataatCGTCCTCATCATTTGCTATGATTTAATGGACCTCAACTTTCCTAGTTTTCTAAGCTCTCGATCGTCTAATCTGTAAAGGATCATGAGTGTCGGTTAATTAGTTTACTTTTATTTCATCAGTTTTAGaataatactttttatttttagaataataatgTGACATTTTCACTTCATCCTTAGATCAGCcttgattaaaaataataataataataataataaatcaatgaTGAATTAGTAATATCACATTAACATAGTAAGATAGTTGTGTGGTATAAAGCATTTCTCTTAAAGTtcgtttgggtttgcgattttttaaaaaaaaatacagttaaACATTTagcaaaattgcaatttaatctttaaaatcgcaattcaacatttaaaatcgcaatttcaaaAAACACTTCCTTacatgcgatttgaaaacacagatTGTTTAcgttttaaaatcactattttttaaaaatgcaatcccaaacaatgcATTTtctgcgatttggtttaaaatcatactttttgtttatgaaatcgcaatgtcaaacacaCACTTATTTTTATTGGCCGGATaatgtttttcgtttttttttttttgggtggaaaaCCTCCTTGTTGGGCATTGCGGCTGTGCCATGAGTGACCCGAGAGGGCATCGAATTTTGTTACAGAGAAATGCTACGCTCCCAAATTCACTCCTTGACGTGGCAATCATTTTAACCATTTTGTAtccaatgaaaataataataataataataataataagctttGTCACGTCAATAAATGTGCGCTCGAAAGTATGAGAGTGGAGTAtgtatagcatttttcttaaagaGAAAATCATCCATAATCTAATGGCGAAAGTCACTATCACGTCAGAGAGTATATATGGGAGTGGAATTGTGTGCATCATTTCTCTTTGTTAAAATAGACTTCGCTTTGGGCCTACAATGGGCAGGTTTTTATGGCTTTTGGAGCTAGTTTGATTAGCATTCCGTAGGCCCACTAGTAAACAAAAGCATTGGACTTAGGCTTGTCATAAAATTATTAGGCCCTTTTCTATTGTTGGTCTAACTTGAAAGGCCCAAAGAGCAAAAGCTGCATGTTATCTATCCGATTTAAAAACACCAATAATAAGTGAGATCTAACAcgcaaatatttaattaaaatagggATAATGCTAGACATCCTAAGtgattcttctcaaaatgcttcccaaatgatgtgacaagcattttttttccttaaaaaattttcattctctttcttttgtcttcCACTCCCACACAAAATAGTGCTTCCACATCATTTGGAAAGGATTTTGGGAAGAATCCTTGGGACACCTAACAGCCCTATTAAAATAGAAGCTAAATTACAGAAANNNNNNNNNNNNNNNNNNNNNNNNNNNNNNNNNNNNNNNNNNNNNNNNNNNNNNNNNNNNNNGTAGGTTAGGGGatacttattttaaaaagtgtgaatttaaacaaaaatcactattttccataacaaatatttgataaaaaaaaaaaaaaaaactttttaacatgttttaccaaacgcctttacgattttaaaaagtagtaattttaaaaatgcaatttttaaatcgcacttattgaaactaCAATTCAAAACGgataagaaataatgaatttaattatgtCACTaatatttagaagaaaaaaaaaattagtccaAGGATCATGATTATATGTAATACTCGCATTTGTCCCGTTTAGgataatcacttttttttttggtttttttaacaACGTTTAGTATAATCTAACTCACAAAAAGTGGTAAGAAGTGATTATTACAAGATCAAGTGGCCTATATATCCTTGCCTCCTAGTTCCTAAAGGTCAAAGGCATAAATGATTATTGCACTTGAAACCCCAAAATCCGCCACCGCCTATCAATTTATATAGCgattgaaaaattatataaatcatcGATCAACCAATCATCTCCGATACATCAAGTGCCGATTGAAAACGAATGGTCAAATCATCATCCACATCCAGTACAATCATTATCAATGGGCATATTACTCATGACTAATTCTTTTTGACTTGTTAATTGATGCTAATTTAACAAGGATTAGCATCAATTAAAAAGTCAAAAGATTGATCTCATTTTCCACCAGTTTATGCTAATTTAACAAGGATTAGCATCAATTAAAAAGTCAAAAGATTGATCTCATTTTCCAccagtttttgatttttctagagtttaaaatttgattgattttgtcTCTTTTAACTTTCAATCTGAACCAtctaaaaatttatgaaaagacagcataattattaattacaatcatgttatatatatatatatatatatatatatatatatatatagcatcttggcactttttttttcatgaactaCTAATTATGACACCTGACctcatcaaactatcatcttatgataaaaaattctcttccgtcagtcaaaagggttaaaattgacggtcaacagtcatgtgccattttaaatttttttcttccatttttgccctcacttcaaacaaataaagttaatgcGTCATTTTATTGGTCTGAAgcgagggcaaaagtggaagaaaaaaatttaaaatggtacatgacttgcacatgaccgttgactGTCAATTTTAACCTATTTGACTAATGGAATGAgattttttgtcataagatggttgTTTGATAGGGTCAagtgtcatagttggtagtttatgggagAAACGTGTCAAGGCGCTGTAGTTCATGGGAGTAAAAtgtaattactatatatatatattatctgtGTTGTATATGATTTTAGTGAGAAAATTGTGAAGCCCACTTGTTTGAACAGTGTTGGGACAAGTTGATGAAGTATTTGTCGTATTTCACGTTTCAAAATAATGGCCAATGGCCAACACCAATCTTCACGTCTATAAATTTGTTGGTTGGCTTTGGACGACCTTCTTCATTGTAGCTCTCTCTAACTTTTTTTGTCTACCCATCGCTCAAATGCACTTGTGCCCTTCTATATATTCTCCCCCCTTCTTTCATCTTATGCTGATGGAAAAGTCGTTGTTTGCAAACGTAGCATCATCAAGATTCACATGCAAAGGGTGCAAAGTGGTCGAGGGTGGTGGTTCGGTGGCTTCAAGACAATTTCACATGAATAGGTAAACACCAAGGCATAAATTTGACTCGATTAGTGTACACTCACGTTAGGTCTTAATACTAATGAAACTGAATCATACTATGGCTCAACCAAACCTTAAGGAGCGTCGTGCctttttcaattagaaaaagaCAAATGCCAAGAGATCAATCGATTGTGCCAAATTTTTTCCATGAGAATCTTGATGATGCTGCATTCGCAATTATCGACTAAACGAGGGAACTCGTTAATTTGCTAGACAGTAAAGGTTATATTTTTTCTATCATCAAGAATCCTTCCAAATGtactttattgattttttttttttttttccctggatAGATTATTCTGAGATGTGTGCTTACTgcagtttcttcttttcttgcaGTTCCATCCAGTTCACAacttaacaagaaagaaaattggATAGTCATTGAATTTTGAAGAAAACTATGAAAGATAAGATCTAATGGCTCCAGAATTATTGTCCCtaatattaaacaaaataaagaatctAAAAACAATGCTGAGAGTATAATGGTActaaatcttttttcttttttctgtccTCTATCAAAGACACAAAGTGTAGAAGGTATTTCTCTTACACGAGTAAAATTTGTGatgatttttaaacattttataCAAGGTAATCTAGTAGTATCCTTAATTTCTTATGCATGAAGATAAATCATTGTATTAAAATGATATGATTTAACTATACCAATCAAGAAAGATGATAGAGAAGGTaagtacaaaaagaaaaagcataaGAAAGGTCCTGCTGCTGCTATTCCGCTGGATAGCTTGGGTTAACTCTTTGTTACCAAGCTCTACATTTTTTGTAGCTTCAACAGCCTGCAAAAGACGAcgacaaaaaaaaggaaacaaaacggAAAAAGCGTTAGTTAGATCAAACCCCCAGCGTCGACTATTATTCCAATGGTCAGTAAGGTGATAGGGAAGAAGCAGTGGTCACAAGATTTAGCTGTTACTAAAAATAACAGTAAAGGAAATGCTCGTTCCTTCATGTACAGGTCATGTCTTGAATCCCTCTTTCTTCCCCAGATAAAAGCTAAACCTAAGAGCACTTGCTTACTGGTCATATCAGATCCTAAACCTCCCTTCGCTTTTCTTTCAACAAAGTAGACCGACGGTGGAATCCCAGTTTAATGGTTTTTCATGTACAAGTTCTGTATGTTCTCTAAAAGTAATGCATTCATTAGTTTCCAAAATCTTCAAATCAGGTAATAGGTACAATGGGCCAGCCATTTCCAATCATCGAAAAAGAAGATTGGCAAGAGagtttttcttccccttttctctttcttttttcttcctttagtttgcgtgtgtgtgtgtggatgtgtTAATGACTTCTGCCCTATCATTAACAGCTAACAGAGCAAACAGATCGGTTCATCCATAGAGTCATGCAGTCTGGCATTTTGAACCCAAAGTGCGTATGTTTCCTCAAGTTTCCCAACAAATTCTATATGACAAAGTAGATTGAAGCTGCCATACATAACAAAAGCTAACCGAAGAGACCCACCCATTTTGAGCAATATCACACAGATATTAGTTGTACAGAGCCAAATGAGTGATGTTGGTATGGTTCGTGAATTTGTTgcgcaatatatatatatatatatatatataaaactagaAATATGGACAAACAGATTTCATATCTCACCTGCTCATACAGAAATTCTATTTGTTGAGCTTGTTGCAGAACATGCGTGGACATAAGGTGATTCAATGCCGACATTTCCACCATCTTTGTTTCAGTTTCTTGAACGGCATCTAGAAGACTAGTCAACTCTACCTGCATAATGAGCAGCAGCAAGCAACTTTAACTTTTTGAGGACCTCAAAACAGGAAACTGAACAGGAGAGGAAACCTGTATAAAAGGATTTAGACAAAATATCGTCAGAGAGCCAGTAATCTCGATACCTGAAGGGCACGTGTTTCATCATCCAAGAGCTGCTGCTGTACTCTTACAGGATCATGTTGAAACTCATCAAGCTCCCTCAGCTGTGATGTAGGTGATTTAGAGGTATCTTCAAAATTTGCATTGGCATTACGGTTAAGTTTTCTTCTAGGCATTGCTCTATTAATGGCATCTTGGAAGCGTATGGCTCTTAGCTGATCAAATTGTGTTGTGACTGAATGAAGTCTCTCACTTAATATTAAAACCTGCAGTTCAAGAAAGTAGAAAGAAAACCAATCTAACAGTCATATCATGCAAAAAAGAATCCAATCGGAATTTCTGAGATTAATGAAAAAGATCAGCCGCGCAACAAATTCAAATGGGGCAAAGTTTTACCTAGGAAATAATGAAAATACAAGAGGTCCTAGGACCACCACATCTAGGGCAGTTAAAGTAGGGTTTACATAGCAGAGCAGATAACCCAATTGAGATGAC
Above is a genomic segment from Corylus avellana chromosome ca9, CavTom2PMs-1.0 containing:
- the LOC132191654 gene encoding syntaxin-81, whose product is MSRIRDRSEDFKDAVRQSALSLGYNETKLAAILASFIIHKPRQRSSFSKAALKTLESIEALEHFMLKHRKDYVDLHRTTEQERDSIEHEVSAFIKACQEQIDILKNNINNEESNSKGWLGTRADNSNADTVAHKHGVVLILSERLHSVTTQFDQLRAIRFQDAINRAMPRRKLNRNANANFEDTSKSPTSQLRELDEFQHDPVRVQQQLLDDETRALQVELTSLLDAVQETETKMVEMSALNHLMSTHVLQQAQQIEFLYEQAVEATKNVELGNKELTQAIQRNSSSRTFLMLFLFVLTFSIIFLDWYS